One stretch of Riemerella columbina DNA includes these proteins:
- a CDS encoding ABC transporter ATP-binding protein produces the protein MIHIQNLTKKFHRFTALKDINLDFKKGESIALIGPNGCGKTTLIKSILGLNVVEQGSISVNGKSVMEDYHYREQIGYMPQIGRYPENMSIGQTIQMIQSIRNVPKAQLDTELMDAYELEQLFDKKMSTLSGGTTQKVSAVLAFMFNPNIVILDEPTAGLDPLAAEILKQKIIKEKNNGKLIIITSHLLSELEDIITQIVFMNEGQVMVHQSVEQLKVETGQATISEAITTILKKMKYA, from the coding sequence ATGATTCATATTCAAAATTTAACCAAAAAGTTTCATCGTTTTACTGCCTTAAAGGACATCAACCTTGATTTTAAAAAGGGAGAATCCATAGCGCTCATCGGTCCTAATGGTTGTGGCAAAACCACGCTCATCAAGTCTATTCTGGGGCTTAATGTGGTGGAGCAAGGCAGCATCTCCGTTAATGGAAAAAGCGTGATGGAGGACTATCACTACCGTGAGCAAATTGGGTATATGCCTCAGATTGGGCGCTATCCTGAAAATATGAGCATTGGGCAGACCATACAAATGATCCAGTCTATACGGAATGTGCCCAAAGCGCAACTGGATACCGAACTGATGGATGCCTATGAGCTAGAACAACTTTTTGACAAGAAAATGAGCACGCTCTCTGGCGGTACCACACAAAAAGTGAGCGCCGTGCTGGCGTTTATGTTCAACCCCAATATTGTGATTTTAGATGAACCTACGGCAGGCTTAGACCCTCTGGCGGCAGAAATTCTGAAACAAAAAATCATCAAAGAAAAAAATAACGGGAAGTTGATCATCATTACCTCGCACCTCCTCAGTGAGTTAGAGGACATCATTACCCAAATTGTATTTATGAATGAAGGGCAAGTGATGGTGCACCAGTCCGTGGAACAACTGAAAGTAGAAACTGGGCAAGCCACCATCTCCGAAGCTATTACCACCATCTTAAAAAAAATGAAGTATGCATAA
- a CDS encoding nitrous oxide reductase family maturation protein NosD, producing the protein MKYLLVWCLLCVTFFDAKIRRVGAGEAYTSIKEAIAQAHSGDTIWVTQGVYKEGNISIDKPLTLIGENRPILDGEMKYEILSFRANRIHLKGFKIINSGEDEVENIGAIRLYDSHYSSIVDNIFENNYFGIYIQRGYRCLIQHNRFTSTRATSQERSGDGIHAWVSAELWIKDNYVSGYKDGIYLEKVINSYIYHNVSYKNLRYGLHFMFSDNNVYVRNVFRNNNAGVAVMYSKNVGMAYNLFSDNWGDAAYGLLLKDISFSKIKHNTFRSNTTAVLMDGATKIDLQNNAFENNGWGLKINANCMENRIFTNNFINNTFDVGTNGTMVMNTFKHNYWDKYEGYDLDKNRIGDVPYHPLSWYAVLTEKNPSVMLLYRTFFVELLNKIEKFIPSLTPENFVDEAPMMRKNTLKMKNSA; encoded by the coding sequence ATGAAATATTTGCTCGTTTGGTGTTTGCTCTGCGTTACTTTTTTTGATGCCAAAATTCGGCGTGTAGGTGCTGGCGAGGCTTATACCAGCATCAAGGAAGCCATTGCCCAAGCCCATAGTGGAGATACCATTTGGGTGACCCAAGGGGTTTATAAAGAGGGCAACATCAGCATTGATAAACCCTTAACGCTCATCGGCGAAAACCGCCCTATATTAGATGGCGAAATGAAGTACGAAATTCTATCTTTTAGAGCCAATCGGATTCATTTAAAAGGGTTTAAAATCATCAATTCTGGAGAAGACGAGGTAGAAAACATCGGTGCGATTAGGCTCTACGATAGCCATTATTCCAGCATTGTAGATAATATTTTTGAGAACAATTATTTCGGTATCTACATCCAGCGCGGCTACCGTTGCCTTATCCAGCACAACCGCTTTACCTCTACCCGAGCTACCTCCCAAGAACGCAGCGGCGATGGCATCCACGCGTGGGTAAGCGCTGAGCTTTGGATTAAAGACAACTATGTCTCTGGCTACAAAGATGGCATTTATTTAGAAAAAGTCATCAATTCTTACATTTATCATAATGTATCTTACAAAAATCTACGCTACGGACTGCATTTTATGTTCTCTGATAACAATGTGTATGTTCGCAATGTATTTCGCAATAATAACGCAGGCGTGGCGGTCATGTACAGCAAAAATGTGGGAATGGCGTACAACCTCTTCAGCGATAATTGGGGCGATGCCGCCTATGGGCTCCTCCTCAAAGATATTTCGTTCAGTAAAATCAAACACAACACTTTCCGAAGCAATACCACCGCTGTGCTGATGGATGGCGCCACCAAAATAGACCTTCAAAATAATGCATTTGAAAACAATGGTTGGGGCTTAAAAATTAATGCCAACTGTATGGAAAACAGGATTTTTACCAATAATTTCATCAACAACACCTTTGATGTTGGCACCAATGGCACGATGGTGATGAACACCTTTAAACACAACTATTGGGACAAATATGAGGGTTATGATTTGGACAAAAACCGCATTGGCGATGTGCCTTATCATCCGCTCAGTTGGTATGCGGTACTAACGGAAAAAAATCCATCGGTGATGTTGCTCTATCGTACTTTTTTCGTGGAGCTTCTCAACAAAATTGAAAAATTCATCCCCAGCTTAACGCCAGAAAACTTCGTTGATGAAGCGCCAATGATGCGAAAAAATACCCTAAAAATGAAAAACAGCGCTTAA
- a CDS encoding SusD/RagB family nutrient-binding outer membrane lipoprotein, translated as MKNIIKISSLLGIALLGTTLSSTLVSCESDITALNVDPKKPTVIPSGNLVASAEQSLLSQLLTTNVNRNIYRFFTQQWAQTTYVDESNYDMVTRPIPRNHYNYLMSSSSGAVNSPGVLSALRDAEVFLAEEKSKERLSDAEVNNRKAIIELISVYTWANLVDTYGDIPYSDALKLSTKDRNPQYISPKYDDAEEIYNDLFKRIDAAIANINSSASSYTEDIIYGGDMAKWKKMGNSLKFKLALNIADKNPALSKQKAEEAFQAGLFEGKDDNFGLSAFPSGIFANPVYLDVVASGRNDFIPSDVLVDVMNGKDDPRRAVWFTTVGGDYKGGKYGANNSFANFSHFTSAISGENEPGYLLDFTEISFLKAEAAARGYSVGGTKEDLFAKAIKASMEEYGVDAGSADNYVANNPLGADWKKSIGEQAWIAMFNRGYQSWNFSRRLDYPQFKNPANSAVESVPVRMKYSDQEYLLNKANVTAAANKLSGGDKVSSKIFWDIY; from the coding sequence ATGAAAAATATAATAAAAATATCAAGTTTGTTGGGGATCGCTCTATTAGGGACCACTTTGTCTTCTACATTGGTATCTTGTGAGAGTGATATCACAGCGCTTAATGTAGACCCTAAGAAACCGACAGTAATTCCATCAGGTAATTTGGTGGCAAGTGCAGAGCAGTCATTGTTATCTCAGTTACTTACAACTAATGTTAATAGAAATATCTATCGTTTTTTCACACAACAATGGGCGCAGACCACTTATGTAGACGAGTCTAATTATGATATGGTAACAAGACCCATTCCAAGAAACCACTATAATTATTTAATGTCTTCGTCTTCTGGAGCGGTTAACTCTCCAGGGGTATTATCAGCATTAAGAGATGCAGAGGTTTTCTTAGCAGAGGAAAAATCGAAAGAGAGATTATCTGATGCCGAGGTTAATAATAGAAAAGCGATTATAGAATTGATCAGTGTTTATACTTGGGCTAACTTAGTAGATACTTATGGAGATATTCCTTATTCAGATGCTCTAAAACTATCAACTAAAGATAGAAATCCACAGTATATTTCGCCTAAGTATGATGATGCTGAAGAGATTTATAATGATTTATTCAAGAGAATAGATGCCGCAATTGCTAATATCAATAGTTCTGCAAGTTCTTACACAGAAGATATTATCTACGGTGGAGATATGGCCAAATGGAAAAAAATGGGCAACTCTCTTAAGTTCAAATTAGCATTGAATATTGCAGACAAAAACCCTGCGCTATCTAAGCAAAAAGCAGAAGAAGCTTTCCAAGCGGGACTTTTTGAAGGTAAAGATGATAACTTTGGTTTATCGGCATTCCCTTCAGGTATATTTGCTAACCCAGTTTACTTAGATGTAGTAGCATCAGGTAGAAATGACTTTATCCCATCTGATGTTTTAGTAGATGTAATGAATGGTAAGGATGATCCAAGAAGAGCCGTTTGGTTTACCACAGTAGGTGGAGATTATAAAGGAGGTAAATATGGCGCTAACAACTCATTTGCTAACTTTTCCCACTTCACATCCGCCATCTCTGGCGAAAATGAACCAGGGTACCTATTGGATTTCACAGAAATTAGCTTCCTTAAAGCTGAAGCAGCAGCAAGAGGTTACTCTGTGGGAGGAACAAAAGAAGATTTATTCGCAAAAGCCATTAAAGCCTCTATGGAAGAATATGGTGTAGATGCTGGTTCTGCGGATAATTATGTAGCCAATAACCCATTGGGAGCAGATTGGAAAAAATCAATTGGAGAGCAAGCATGGATTGCAATGTTCAATAGAGGATACCAATCTTGGAATTTTTCGAGAAGATTGGATTATCCACAATTTAAAAATCCAGCTAACTCTGCAGTAGAATCAGTTCCTGTGAGAATGAAGTATTCAGACCAAGAATATCTTTTGAATAAAGCCAATGTAACTGCCGCAGCCAATAAACTGTCTGGTGGTGATAAAGTATCTTCAAAAATATTCTGGGATATTTACTAA
- a CDS encoding nitrous oxide reductase accessory protein NosL, with the protein MKRHTILSIASLFALSLTACTQEGPQPIQFGKDDCDHCKMTITEDSFATELVTDKGRVYKFDDLSCMEAYEKEHPEHAEKAHLYVSDFLDKKLIPLETATLISGGEIKSPMNGNTAAFSDSQKAEEYAQKLNAQLLP; encoded by the coding sequence ATGAAACGACACACAATCCTATCCATAGCCTCTCTATTCGCTTTAAGTTTAACCGCTTGCACCCAAGAAGGTCCACAGCCTATCCAATTTGGAAAAGATGATTGCGACCACTGTAAAATGACGATTACAGAAGACAGCTTCGCTACGGAATTGGTAACAGACAAAGGGCGCGTTTATAAATTTGACGATTTAAGTTGTATGGAGGCTTATGAGAAAGAGCACCCTGAACACGCCGAGAAAGCCCACCTCTATGTTTCTGACTTTTTAGATAAAAAACTGATTCCGCTGGAAACGGCAACGCTCATCTCTGGTGGCGAGATTAAAAGCCCAATGAATGGGAACACTGCCGCTTTCTCAGACTCTCAAAAAGCCGAAGAATACGCCCAAAAACTTAATGCTCAACTTCTCCCTTAA
- a CDS encoding SusC/RagA family TonB-linked outer membrane protein has protein sequence MKKLTTSVLAVVLSSTFVTVDAQKTKTDTVKTKDIDKVVITALGIKREKKSLGYASTEVKAEALTSGTTNTGNVASLLSGKVAGLQVNTNNNFGGSSNLMIRGFKSITGNSAPLIVIDGSPVNNSTYSGQFDYGNFLSDINQEDIESMNVLKGAAASALYGERGSNGVIVITTKNGRGKDDSWGVTLQSSINMGFIDKSTFPKYQTRYGAGYGPYYGPDHKQYFNYTTNGELEVPFTEDASYGREFDPNLLVWQWDSYDPNSPNYGKPTPWVAAKNGPITFFETPITTVNSIGIDKGDKNSNISLNYTNMLSNGLLPNSTLKKNSLSAKFNYALNDKLTATVYSTLTLQNTVGRNETGYSDNIVTNFRQWWQTNVDIKALQDAYNKSDGKNITWNRKSAADGRPEFWNNPYFQRYQSYQSDDRVRSFSYAQLKYDVSKNFGVTAKVSHDYLTMLYEERLALGTLPQSFGTSGANVTSGYARGNRNSSETNIDVFANYKFNITSDLGVTGVFGGNVRRNSYDNIYQSTEGGLVAPGLYAISNSAGQVLPAVESSAKYVTAGAYATASFDFKKTLFVDATYRVDKSSNLPKGNNVYGYPSITGTVILSELVKPSWLSFWKVRANYAEVGSSTTPYKLQNTYSVRGVFNGTGLFNQPSFLANADLRPERSKEFETGMEVQFFKNRLGFDIAYYKTRTFDQIIDVSIASGSGYRSMLINAGQINNEGIEIQLNGTPVRTKDFRWDIDVNWAKNKNQVVDLYPGIDNYLLGSYQGGVSLNARVGQPFGVLEGTDYKYDANGNKIIDPKSGRYYKESNKVIGNINPDWTGGVRNSFKYKGLSVSFLIDVKKGGDVFSTDMYYGLATGLYEETAVGDYRTKGVVWEGVNPNGQVNTTATIGANQFGNVDGYRRMPNKRFVYDASYVKLREASIGYQLPKSLLSNTFINDAKISIVGRNLWIIHKNLPYADPEAGTGGGLRSKGNSVGVLPTTRDIGVDITLKF, from the coding sequence ATGAAGAAATTGACAACAAGCGTTTTAGCGGTGGTTCTATCTTCTACTTTTGTGACTGTAGATGCACAAAAAACGAAGACAGATACTGTTAAAACTAAAGACATCGATAAGGTGGTAATTACTGCCTTAGGGATTAAGAGAGAGAAGAAATCTCTCGGTTATGCTTCTACAGAAGTGAAAGCGGAAGCGCTAACTTCAGGGACAACGAATACGGGAAATGTCGCTTCTTTACTATCTGGTAAAGTAGCTGGTTTACAGGTGAATACGAATAATAACTTTGGTGGATCTTCTAACCTTATGATTAGAGGTTTTAAATCTATTACAGGAAATAGTGCCCCACTTATTGTTATTGATGGTTCTCCAGTGAATAACTCAACTTATTCTGGACAATTTGACTATGGTAACTTCCTTTCGGATATCAATCAGGAGGATATTGAGTCTATGAATGTCTTGAAAGGTGCTGCCGCTTCTGCATTATACGGTGAGAGAGGGAGTAACGGGGTTATCGTGATTACGACTAAAAACGGTAGAGGTAAAGATGATAGCTGGGGCGTTACCCTTCAGTCTTCCATCAATATGGGCTTTATCGATAAGTCTACTTTCCCTAAATACCAAACGAGATACGGTGCAGGGTATGGACCTTATTATGGACCAGATCATAAACAATATTTTAATTACACAACTAATGGAGAGCTTGAGGTTCCTTTCACTGAAGATGCTTCTTATGGTAGAGAGTTTGATCCTAACTTATTGGTATGGCAGTGGGATTCTTATGATCCTAATTCCCCTAACTATGGTAAACCAACACCGTGGGTGGCGGCTAAAAATGGACCAATTACTTTCTTTGAAACTCCAATTACAACGGTAAACTCTATTGGTATAGATAAAGGAGACAAGAACAGCAACATTAGTTTGAACTATACCAATATGTTATCTAATGGACTGTTGCCGAACTCTACATTAAAGAAAAATTCATTATCGGCTAAGTTTAATTATGCATTAAATGATAAACTTACCGCTACGGTTTACTCTACCTTGACTTTACAAAATACAGTGGGTAGAAATGAAACGGGGTATTCTGATAATATTGTTACCAATTTTAGACAATGGTGGCAAACCAATGTGGATATAAAAGCACTCCAAGATGCTTATAATAAAAGCGATGGTAAGAACATCACATGGAATAGAAAATCTGCAGCAGATGGAAGACCAGAGTTCTGGAACAACCCTTATTTCCAGCGTTATCAAAGTTACCAGTCTGATGACAGAGTAAGAAGCTTTAGCTACGCACAGTTAAAATACGATGTGAGCAAAAACTTTGGAGTAACCGCTAAAGTGTCTCACGACTATTTAACAATGTTGTACGAAGAAAGATTGGCATTAGGTACTTTACCACAAAGCTTCGGTACTTCTGGGGCGAATGTAACTTCTGGATACGCAAGAGGAAATAGAAATTCATCAGAAACCAATATTGATGTATTTGCTAACTATAAATTCAATATTACTTCAGACCTTGGTGTTACAGGGGTATTCGGAGGTAATGTGAGAAGAAATAGTTATGATAATATTTACCAATCTACAGAAGGCGGCTTAGTAGCACCAGGTTTATATGCTATCTCTAACTCTGCAGGTCAAGTATTGCCAGCGGTAGAAAGCTCTGCAAAATATGTAACAGCAGGTGCTTACGCTACAGCATCATTTGATTTTAAGAAAACATTATTCGTAGATGCTACTTATAGAGTAGATAAGAGTTCTAACTTACCAAAAGGAAATAATGTTTATGGTTACCCATCTATTACAGGTACGGTAATCCTATCAGAATTAGTAAAACCATCTTGGTTAAGCTTCTGGAAAGTGAGAGCCAACTATGCAGAGGTAGGTTCTTCTACTACACCATATAAACTCCAAAACACATATAGCGTAAGAGGGGTGTTTAATGGAACAGGGTTATTCAACCAACCTTCTTTCTTAGCGAATGCGGACTTGAGACCAGAGCGTTCTAAAGAATTTGAAACAGGGATGGAAGTTCAGTTCTTTAAAAATAGATTAGGCTTTGATATCGCTTACTATAAAACCAGAACTTTTGACCAAATTATAGATGTATCAATAGCTTCAGGTTCAGGTTACAGAAGTATGTTGATTAATGCAGGTCAAATCAATAACGAAGGTATAGAAATCCAATTGAACGGAACACCAGTTAGAACCAAAGATTTCCGTTGGGATATTGATGTTAACTGGGCGAAGAATAAAAACCAAGTTGTAGATTTATACCCTGGAATAGACAACTATCTATTAGGTTCTTACCAAGGTGGGGTAAGCCTTAATGCCAGAGTGGGACAACCATTTGGGGTGTTAGAAGGAACAGATTATAAATACGATGCTAACGGTAATAAAATAATAGATCCTAAAAGTGGACGCTATTATAAAGAATCTAATAAAGTCATAGGTAACATCAACCCTGATTGGACAGGAGGTGTGAGAAACAGCTTTAAGTACAAAGGCTTATCTGTAAGCTTCCTTATTGATGTGAAAAAAGGCGGCGATGTGTTCTCTACCGATATGTACTATGGTTTAGCCACTGGACTTTATGAAGAAACCGCTGTTGGAGATTACAGAACCAAAGGTGTGGTTTGGGAAGGTGTAAACCCGAATGGACAAGTGAACACAACAGCAACTATAGGCGCTAATCAGTTTGGTAATGTGGATGGATATAGAAGAATGCCGAACAAGAGATTCGTTTATGACGCTTCGTATGTTAAGCTGAGAGAAGCCAGCATTGGTTACCAACTACCTAAATCTTTGTTGAGCAATACCTTTATCAATGATGCTAAAATCTCAATTGTAGGTAGAAACTTATGGATTATCCATAAAAACCTTCCTTATGCAGACCCAGAAGCTGGTACAGGAGGAGGTTTAAGATCTAAAGGTAATTCTGTAGGGGTACTCCCAACTACTAGAGATATCGGCGTAGATATAACATTAAAATTCTAA
- the argS gene encoding arginine--tRNA ligase has product MDIKAQLQQHISELIEKNYQLPEVKLEVQENKTPFEGDFTVVIFPLVKQLKKSPDALGQEIGAQLQAENDAVSNFNVVKGFLNLSIKPEYFVKMLQGVEQNFDTLSPKNETIMVEYSSPNTNKPLHLGHIRNILLGYAVAQILKEDGYRVIKTQIVNDRGIHICKSMLAWEKFGNGETPETAHTKGDKLVGNYYVKFDQEYKKEIKTLTDSGLSEEEAKKQAPIFVEAQKMLLDWEQENADVRALWQMMNQWVYAGFGETYRRLGVDFDQIQYESNTYILGKDVIQEGLDKGVFYKKEDGSVWCDLTEEGLDQKLLLRADGTSVYMTQDLGTAVERFKNNDIQQLIYTVGNEQDYHFQVLFKILKKLGYPWAEHLYHLSYGMVELPHGKMKSREGTVVDADDLMQEMYLTAKEKAQELGKMESLSEEEKEQSYETVGLGALKYFMLKVDPKKKMLFNPAESIDFNGNTGPFIQYTYARIQSLLEKANFQPQEIANTVEMNAFEKELVLQLANFKPVITKAAEALSPAHLANYIYDLVKAYNAFYQNNPILIQEDQALKQFRLQLSALTGKTIKKGLSLLGIGVVNRM; this is encoded by the coding sequence ATGGACATTAAGGCACAGTTGCAGCAACATATTTCAGAACTCATCGAGAAAAATTACCAATTGCCAGAGGTTAAATTGGAAGTACAAGAAAACAAAACCCCATTTGAAGGCGATTTTACAGTGGTTATTTTCCCTTTGGTTAAACAACTTAAAAAAAGCCCAGATGCCTTAGGGCAAGAAATAGGCGCGCAACTACAAGCCGAGAATGATGCCGTATCCAATTTTAATGTCGTTAAAGGGTTTTTGAATTTAAGCATCAAGCCAGAATATTTTGTGAAAATGCTACAAGGCGTGGAGCAAAATTTTGACACGCTAAGCCCTAAAAATGAAACCATTATGGTGGAATATTCCTCGCCGAATACCAATAAACCATTGCATTTGGGGCATATTAGAAATATATTGTTGGGGTATGCCGTGGCACAGATTTTAAAAGAAGACGGCTATCGGGTGATAAAAACCCAAATTGTGAACGACCGAGGCATTCACATCTGTAAGTCAATGCTGGCGTGGGAGAAATTTGGAAATGGCGAAACCCCAGAAACCGCCCATACCAAAGGTGACAAATTGGTGGGAAATTACTATGTGAAATTCGATCAAGAGTATAAAAAAGAAATCAAAACACTCACAGACAGCGGACTTTCTGAAGAAGAAGCCAAAAAGCAAGCGCCTATTTTTGTGGAAGCGCAGAAAATGCTTTTAGACTGGGAGCAAGAGAATGCCGATGTAAGAGCGCTTTGGCAGATGATGAACCAATGGGTTTATGCTGGTTTCGGCGAAACTTACCGCAGATTGGGCGTAGATTTTGACCAAATCCAGTACGAGAGCAACACCTATATTTTGGGTAAAGATGTCATCCAAGAAGGGCTGGACAAGGGCGTATTTTACAAAAAAGAAGACGGTTCTGTGTGGTGCGACCTCACCGAGGAAGGCTTAGACCAAAAGCTTTTGCTCCGTGCAGATGGCACTTCGGTTTATATGACCCAAGATTTGGGCACCGCCGTGGAGCGCTTTAAAAATAATGATATTCAGCAACTCATTTATACCGTGGGCAATGAGCAAGATTACCACTTTCAAGTTTTATTCAAAATTTTGAAAAAATTAGGCTATCCGTGGGCAGAGCATTTGTACCACCTCTCTTATGGAATGGTGGAGTTGCCGCACGGCAAAATGAAATCTCGTGAAGGCACCGTGGTAGATGCCGATGATTTAATGCAGGAAATGTACCTCACAGCCAAAGAGAAAGCCCAAGAATTAGGCAAAATGGAATCTCTAAGCGAGGAGGAAAAAGAGCAATCTTATGAAACGGTAGGCTTAGGCGCCTTAAAATACTTTATGCTAAAAGTAGATCCTAAGAAAAAAATGCTCTTCAATCCAGCCGAAAGCATTGATTTTAATGGCAATACAGGACCTTTCATCCAATACACCTACGCCAGAATACAATCGCTGTTGGAGAAAGCCAACTTCCAACCACAGGAAATTGCCAACACAGTGGAAATGAACGCCTTTGAGAAAGAGCTCGTGCTGCAATTGGCGAACTTTAAACCCGTAATTACGAAAGCAGCAGAAGCCCTTAGCCCTGCCCATTTAGCCAATTACATTTATGATTTGGTGAAAGCCTACAATGCCTTCTATCAGAATAATCCTATTCTCATTCAAGAGGATCAGGCACTGAAACAATTCCGTTTGCAATTATCGGCGCTCACGGGAAAAACCATTAAAAAAGGCTTGTCTCTATTAGGTATCGGCGTGGTGAATAGAATGTAA
- a CDS encoding ABC transporter permease subunit, translating to MHKTAKFIVLDILKNKVIIAYALVLFLISWVVLGLETNPSKATLSLLNVMLLVVPLVSLMFSTIYVYNSSQFIELLLSQPVPRSRIWIGIFVGLSSALVMAFLIGCALPIFLYASLSTGLSLVLSGCFLSVIFTSLAMLAAISTKDRAKGVGLAIFLWLFFGLLYDGFLLVLMFQFADYPIEGIMATLAALNPIGLSRIFVLLQLDVSAMLGYTGAIFKQIFGSGGGMGISLLILSLWALAPFLYSLIQFNKKNL from the coding sequence ATGCATAAAACCGCGAAATTCATCGTCTTAGATATTCTAAAAAACAAAGTGATCATCGCCTATGCTTTGGTCTTATTTTTAATCTCTTGGGTGGTCCTCGGTTTAGAGACTAACCCTTCCAAAGCGACACTGAGCCTACTCAATGTGATGCTCTTGGTGGTGCCTTTGGTCAGTTTAATGTTTTCCACCATTTATGTTTATAACAGTAGCCAGTTTATAGAACTGCTCCTCAGCCAGCCTGTGCCAAGGAGTAGAATTTGGATTGGAATTTTTGTGGGGCTTTCTTCTGCCCTTGTTATGGCGTTTCTGATCGGTTGTGCGTTGCCTATTTTCCTGTATGCCTCGCTGAGTACAGGTTTATCTTTGGTGCTTAGTGGCTGTTTTCTTTCGGTGATTTTCACTTCATTAGCGATGTTGGCTGCTATTTCCACCAAAGATCGAGCGAAAGGTGTAGGACTCGCTATTTTCTTATGGCTATTCTTTGGCCTCCTTTATGATGGCTTTTTATTGGTCTTGATGTTCCAATTTGCCGACTACCCTATTGAAGGCATTATGGCGACCTTGGCAGCCCTGAACCCCATAGGGTTATCTCGCATTTTTGTGTTATTGCAATTAGATGTTTCGGCTATGCTGGGCTACACGGGTGCCATTTTCAAACAAATCTTTGGTAGCGGCGGTGGAATGGGCATTTCTTTACTTATTTTGAGCCTGTGGGCATTGGCACCATTTTTATACAGCCTCATTCAGTTCAACAAGAAAAATTTATAG